The genome window TTATTTCATCAAATATGGTAAAAAAGTCAGGACTTCCAAGGTTAGCGGCAAAGAGATATCCCTGGGAAACAGGCAGCGTTCCGGCAGTACGGTTTAATCACGACAGCGGAGTGACAATTACGTCCTGAATTTTAGGAACCAGTTTTAGGAGGGATATCGTGCGAAGTAGCGTCCGTGTTGACTTTCAGACGATTTCAGAAATCATTGACACTGTGTCAATGATTTCTTTTGCCAGGCTTTTGGGCTGCATTTCATAGCTTATCAACACACTCATCACCCCATCCAAATTGTACCCTTTATCAGGATGTTTTGCCTGAATATATGCAAGTATCTTTGGCCTGATCTATGGGATTTAATTCCAATTCTAAATCAAGGCTCTATCATCGTTGGCTTCGTCATCTGCTCCTCCGACGTACTATTACCGTACGCCTACGTCGCCTCTTCCTTGCCGCCTTGGTTTCATCCTTGATTTAGAATTGGAATAACCCCTCTCTCTGGAGATTCTCTGTTAGCTGGATGGCCAGTATTTCATCTTTTTGGGTGACTGTATTAAAAATTCTTACCGGGATTGTTTCCATACCGAGTTTTTGGGCTGCCAAATAACGTCTTTCCCCACAGAGGAGCAGGTACTTGTCGTCTTTTTGAGTTACAAGTATAGAATGTCCCCATGTTCCCCGGTACCAAAAACGGCCATTGAGGATCAATATATTGGATCTTTTGAACCCACCGGCTTTTAGCCGGTGGTGATTTAGTTGGGCCGGTTTTCAGCTTAAGGCATTGATGCCAAGCAATTCCCGCCCGATCGTAAGCTTATGCATCTCCGATGTGCCTCCCAGGATGGTGCTCATGATCGCATCCCGGTAATGATGCTCAACAGGATACTCGTCCGAGCAGCCATAGGCACCGTGCAACCGGATAGCTTCAGCGCTAACCCGCACTGCAAGCTCCGAGGCAAGCCATTTTGCGGATGAAAGCTCCTTAGCATGGGGTACGCCCTTGTTTTTCAGTTCAGCAGCATAATAGACTTGCCACCGCGTGGTCTCAATTTCGGCGTGCATGCGCGCCACTGTCTCCTGCACCAGTTGGAATCCTCCAATCGGTTTTTTGAATTGATAGCGCTCCTTGGCGTATTTGATGCACGCATCAAGACAGGACTGAGCCATTCCGATGGCGCCCGCGGAAACAAACAGGCGAGCAGTATCAATCCCTATCAGAGCATTTTGAAGTCCGCGACCAATATCCCCGACCAGATTTGCCTTTGGAACCCGGCAATCCATAAAAGACAGACTGGAGATTTCGCCGGCCCTGCCCCCCACCATGTCGCCACGTGTCGCGGTGAAACCCGGCACATCTTTCTCCACAGCAACCAGCGCCAGGCCTCGTGGGCCAAGTTCCTTTTCTGTCTGTACCAGAACGAGCACGACGTCCGCAATACTACCGCCCGTGATGAAATTTTTACTGCCGTTGATTATCCAGGCATCACCATCAATGGAAGCTTTTGTCTCAACAGCAGAGGCGTCACTGCCGACATTAGGTTCTACCGCAGCCATGGCAACAATCAGATTACCTGTGCACAAATCCGGCAGATATTTTTGTTTCTGCTCCTCACTGGCCACTTTACTCAGGATGGTGCCTGCAAGAACGGCATGGCCCAAAGAGATGAGCGTCTGCGTCCAGCTTGCACGGCTCAACTGTTCCCATACGATGGCCGCCGTGACATAGCCAGCCTCCATACCTCCGTACTTCTGAGGTAAATGAACTCCAAGCAAGCCCAGAGACGCCATCTTTTTAATCAGCCCGATATTCACTTCATGACGGCGCTCATAGTCTCGTAGCGTGGGCAGCATTTCTTTCTCGGCAAAATCATGAGCCATTTTCCTGGCCATAGCCTGTTCTTCGGTGAGATCAAAATTCATGAATGCCTCCTTTAGAGTGGAATATTGCCGTGTCTTTTCGCGTTACGTGCAATTCCTTTATTTTCAATCAATTTCAGGGAGCGGGTCAGACATCGCCTAGTCTCAGCGGGTTCAATGATATCCTGAACCCACGTCACCTCGGAGGCCAGGGCCAAAGGATCTGCATACAAGTCCCTGTATTCTTTGACTTTGTTGTTACGAAACTCCTCGGGATTCGGTGCTTTCTTGATCTCATCTCCATAAAAAAGGTCCACCGCCTGTGCAGCGCCCATGGCCCCCACCTCTGTAGTGGGCCAGCCAAAGACAAGATCCGTACCAAATCCCGGCAGTATGCCCATACCGAGCGCTGCTCCGCCATACACTTTTCTCAGTAGTATGGCCACCTTCGGGACAGAGGCTTCAGAGAGGGCATACAGGACCTTTGCGCCATGGCGGATTATACCGGCGTGTTCCTGTCCCTTTCCGGGTAGATACCCCGGCGTATCAACGAGAAGCACGATGGGAATGTTAAAGGCGTCGCAGAAACGGATGAACCTTGCCTGCTTGTCTGAGCTGTCTACACTCATGCAGCCTGCTTTTACCATAGGCTGGTTGGCCACGATCCCAACAACGCACCCGTCAAGGCGCGCAAAACCCACAATAATTTCTCCCGCAAACTCCCGCTTTATCTCGAAGAAATCGCCCTCATCAACAATTGCGTCGATCACCTTGTGCATGTCGTAGCCTTGAGTCGGTTGCCCGGGTACAATCTTCTCGAGAATAGCAGTTGGACGCTCAGGATCGTCTTGAGTGTCTTTTCTCTCTGACCGCATGTAGCAATTTTGGGGAAGATAGGACAGGAGTTTCTTGATACCATCAATGCAATCCTGCTCGGTTTTAACACGAAAATCGGCGACGCCCGTTACCTGACAATGGACCTTGGCGCCCCCCAGCTCTTCAAGCGTCACATCTTCGTGCATGACCGATTTTATGACGCGGGGACCGGTTATGCACATGTGAGAAAGTCCGTCGACCATGAAGATAAAATCCGTCAGGGCAGGTGAGTAGACTGATCCGCCTGTGCAGTTGCCCAATATGGCTGAAATCTGTGGGACTACACCGGAGCAGCGCGCATTCATAAAGAAGACAACGCCCGCGTGTTTCTCGTCGCTCACGCGGTAAGGATCATCGCTGCCGGCAACCTCGTGTCTGACAACCCGCGCGCCCGGCGAATCATTGAGGCCGATTAATGGTACGCCCATTTCAAAAGCCATCTCATGAATTTTGTACAGCTTTCTGCCGTGCATGTAGCCCTGCGAGCCGCCCATCACGGTGGCATCGTGTGAAAAAATGCAGACCCTGCGGCCGTCAATCGTTCCATGTCCAACCACGATCCCATCGCCAGGGGCACCGATGCGGTGCTTGACCAGCATGTTGAATTCATTGAAGCTGCCGGGGTCGAGGAGCAGATTGATTCGCTCCCGGGCACTCAACTTACCCTTCTCGTGTTCCTTGGCGATCTTCTCGGGACCGCCTCCTGTCGAAGCCGCTGCTTTGACGTCGCGAAGCCGTTTTATGCGCTCTTTCATAGTTACACTCCTATTAGGTTAAGTTTCCAATATCACGCGGGCTCTCACAGCCGCGCAGTCCTAACTCGACTATATTTATGACCCGTACTATTGTACCACTCCAAAAGTCAGTTTCTCCACTAAAGAATTATAGTTACAGATAATATAGCCTCAGGGGCTGGTGGCTTGAAGGCCGGAAGACTAACACGCTGGACTGACCAGTTTTTGGGGAGCGGTCAAACAAAATGCCAGGCGTTCGCGCATTTCATATGGTTATTAGTACATCCAGGCAGGGACCTGATATGCAGATTTGTAAGTGAAAAAGAAATTGTCCGGGAATGGGCAGCGGCAAGCGCTTCTTTATGTAATTCCTGCCTTTCGGAAACCGCTCAGTTGTGCTTCTCGCGGATGTTAAAAAGAGTCATCCCGATAGGAAATAAACAACCGCATTTTTTAGGTAATCCTTGCTCTTATGATTTTCTCTACCCTGTCTCATCAGGTCAACTGTAGACTCTTACCATTTGGGTTAAGGGTTTGCAGTTACAGTCTGCCGAAAACGCTCGTGCACCCCTCACACCTGCGGAACAGGTTTTTTAACCGGTTTGATTGGCACAATCTCAGGGGCTGTTTCAACCTGCTTTTCTATGAATGAGACTAAGACCCGCAGTTCATCAAGGAATGTCTGAATATCTGATTTCGCATACATCCCGGTCTTTTTCTCAAAGTATGATTTTGCATTTTGTAAGACAGTAACCTTCTTTTTAATAGGTATGGGTTTCTGATATGTTGATTCTGGTTTTCTCCTTTTGTATGCGGTAAGCATTTTCTCTAATTTAACATTGGTTACAGGCGTCTCCATTATTTCATCAAATATGGTGAAAAAGTCAGGACTTCCAAGGTTAGCGGCAAAGAGATATCCCTGGGAAACAGGAAGTTTTCCTGCCTGAATTACGTCCTGAATTTTAGGAACGAGTTTTAGGAGGGATATCGTGCGAAGTAGCGTCCGTGTTGACTTTCCGGATATTACAGCGATGACGGACACAGTGTCCGTCACTTCCTTTGATACAGAGTCAGGCTTGAGGTTATAATTCATTATTTCGCTCATTACCCCATCCAGATTGTACCCTTTGTCAGGGTGTTTTGCCTGGAAGTAGGCAAGTATGCCATTGGCCTGATCTATGGGATTTAAGTCTTCTCTCTGGAGATTTTCCGTTAATTGGATGGCAAGTATTTCATCTTTTTGGGTGACTGTATTAACAATTCTTGCCGGGATTGTTTCCATATCGAGTTTTTGGGCTGCCAAATAACGGCGTTCCCCGCAGAGGAGCAGATACTTGTCGTCTTTTTGAGTTACAAGTACAGGCTCTAATACACCCTTGTCTTTAATTGACGACATAAGAGCTTTAAATGACTCGCTTGTTGTGTCAACGGCTGAACGAATCTGTTCTTCCACTATAATGCTTCCCATTGGCAGGTACAGAAATTCCGGGTTTTCCACTGTTTTCTTTGTTGCCATAATTACCCCCTTTGTTTTAGTGAATAGTGAACAGTGAATAGCAACACACCCCCTTGCTGGGGTGATTTATCAAGGAGTAACTTTACAGAAAAGGTTGAGATACTCAGAAGCGATAACCCGTTTACTGCCTTTATCGCTGTCCACTATATACTATATACTATTCACTATTCACTGCTTTTTTATGATTTAACTTAAGATGATATTAACTAAGATGCCCCGTAAAAATCTGTATATATTGATATACTATTTCAAATATTATTTTCAAGAATATTTTGAATAAAAATACAAAATATTTACAAACTTTTATCCGGCCTTTCTACGTGAACTCTATTGCCTCTGTGAGAGACAAATGCATTTGTAGTTTTTTCTCCCGCCCACTTCCTTATGGTTGTTCATGATCTTCCGCCTGCGATGGGGATGTTGTTTCTTAGCGTGCATAAAATGGAAAGAGCATGGAGAAGTGTAACCCATGTACCAGGATTATACCAAAAAACGCAGATAACCAGTCGTTACATTGGTAATTACGGCTCTTGGTGAACTTCACGTTACCCCTAGAATTAATGTGCAATCATTAGTTGCATTATGCTATTCCGAGATATATAATGATAGCATGTTGCAATAAAGATATTCGGAGGAACGATTATGGCTACAGCAGTAAGAATATCAGAAAGACTTGTAGATGAAGCAAAGAGATTTGGACGAATTGACCATAGGTCTTTAGCCGGGCAGATTGAGCACTGGGCACAAATGGGCAAATGTGTCGAAGAGACGAACTGGATCACGGAGAGAAGACTGAATACACATTCGGATAGACATCTATGAAAGTATATCAGTCAAAATCATTTGAGAAGAAAGTCAAGAAGATGTCTAAACCTGAGAAAGACTCGTTGGATCGGGAAATAAATAAAATTGTGGAAAATCCATGCATCGGAGAGGAAAAAAAAGGTGACCTGCGAGGAGTATTCGTACATAAGTTTAAACTTAAGACTACGCAGTACCTGCTTGCATATCGAAAAATTGGTGAAGATTTGGAGCTTGTCATGATCGGTCCCCATGAAAACTATTATCGGGATTTGAAGCAGTATTTGAAGACTTGATGAAGCCGGGTAACGAAACTATGCCGCCAATCGGCCTAAAATCAGGCTTCTGGCTGACCTTTGTTACTACTTTTGGTAAATCACAATACTTATCTGCGCCACAGATGCTCGAATTGTAAGCGCTAAAAAGGGTTATCCAGTCATGGACGTGTTACAGGAAATTTGCTAAGTTAAATATTATGAAATTTGAACGAGGAATCACAGGCTAAGAAAAGGAGGAAGAAAGGATTGAGAAGACGCAAAAGGATTATAGGCAATTTACTTTCGGGACCGATGTTTCAACCTGTATGGGAGTCCCTTCACAAACTATCTTTGCACAGAATGAACTATGGACGCGGGGCAACGGTTGAAGGAGGCGGGGAGAAATGGATACTAAGGCATCTGAAGGAAATATTCAAAGATAAGGAACATCTGGTTATCTTTGATGTGGGTGCGAACAGCGGTCAATATACCACTGAATTGCTTAAATCATTCGGGAACAAGGCTGATATCTTCTGTTTTGAGCCAAATACGGAAACTTTTAACCTGCTTGTGCAGAATATGGCCGGCAAGAATAATGTTCATTGCTTTAATGTCGGTCTAAGCGACGCAGATCATGAGGCGCTTATGTATTCAAACGGAGCAACTTCCGGAATGGCGTCCCTTTACGATAGACACCTGAGTCACTCAGGCATCACAATGGCGCCGATTTCTACTGTGAGCCTTACCACACTGGCCGGGTTTTGCCAACACGCTGGTATCGATCAAATAGACTTCCTGAAAATAGATGTTGAAGGACACGAACTGAGCGTATTAAAAGGAGCTTCCGGCATTGTTAAGCCAATCAGCTTCATTCAGTTCGAATTTGGAGACTGCGGTATAGACTCAAGAACTTTTTTTCGCGATCTATTTGAAACGCTGAATCCAGATTATAATGTATATCGTATTCTTCATCATGGCATGAGAAAAATACACCGATACAGTGAATCTCTCGAAATTTTCAAAGTAACCAATTATTTCGCAGTTCTCAGAACAAGAAATGACTCCTGATGCCAACAGAAATAATAAACATGGCAATCAGTGAGAATCTCTACGGCTGACTTGGTGAGCAAGAAGGCACGTACGTTTTTTGCCATATAATTCATTTGTTTTTTCGGATGGAGTAATGGTAAAACCTTATCAATGAAGGACTTAATCGGTTATATTGCAGCCATACTTACAACGTTTGCCCTGCTGCCTCAGATTATGCGAATCTGGAAACTCAAGGAAGCAAGAGACATTTCAATTTTTATGCCGCTTATGACAACAACCGGTTCAGTATTATGGCTCATCTACGGCATTTTGATCAATGAAGTACCCATAATAGCAGCAAATGTCATATATTTGTTCTTCTCATTGACAGTACTGTTTTTTACGATAAAATACCGTTAGCATAATACAAAAGAGGTTTATAACTATGAAAGACGAACACGTATTATACAGCCATCAGGACACGGTAGCTGTTATAACCCTTAACCGGCCTGAAGTAAAAAATGCTTTCAGCCCGGAAATGATATCCCTCTGGGAAAGATATCTCAAGGAAGCAAAACAGGATGACTCAGTAAGGGTTATTATCGTAACAGGCAATGGAGATACTTTCTGTTCAGGCGGGGATATAAAGGACATGGCAGAAGGAAAACTCCTTTCATGGGGCATGAAAAACTTCCTCTGGGAAGGTGTGCATCGGATTGTCCTTACCATGGAAGACCTTGACAAACCTGTCATTGCAGCAATCAACGGAGCTGCCATGGGAGCTGGCATGGATATGGCCCTTATATGCGATTTGCGTGTCTGCTCAGACAGAGCAAGGCTTGCCGAATCATATATCACAATGGGTCTGATACCCGGAGATGGCGGCGCTTATTTTCTGCCCCGTCTTGTGGGCACATCAAAAGCTCTGGAACTGCTTCTTACCGGCGAAATGCTCAGTGCTTCAGAGGCCCTGGATCTTGGGATTGTAAATAGAGTCGTTCCCCATGACTTGCTTATGGAAGAAACCATGAAACTGGCAGAAAAAATTGCCAATAAACCGCCTCTTGCTGTGAGAATGATGAAAAGGGCAGTATATCAGGCTCAGACAAGCACCTTAAGGGCTCACCTGGATTATATATCCTCGCAATTGTCTTTGCTTTCAGAAACAGAGGATCATAGAGAAGCTGCCCTGTCGTTTCTCGAAAAGAGAAAACCGGTTTTTAAAGGAAAATAATTATCGGGGAAGCGGAACGCGAGCATAAACCAGCCCGCTTGAGCGGGCGAGAGGGGGAGGCTCCACGGACTTGGTTCGTGGAGGGGGCGACCGGGTACCCGCTTGCGGGTGTCCCGGTAAATGAAGCCGCCGGAGCATAATGAGCCTGTTTGTCCGGGACAACTTGACACCGATACTTATGATGATAAGCTGTAACAAAAGAAAGGGGCAGGAATAAAAACCCTGCCCCTTTCTGCATCTTTTATTTATATGCTATGTGCCTGATGCTACTGTGTCAGACAAATCTCTATGGCCTCATCCATCTTCTCGATAAATTTGAAACGCATATTTTCTTTTATGCTTTCAGGCACTTCTTCAAGGTCTTTTTCATTTAATTTTGGCAGGATTATGTTCTGTATCCCTGCCCTCTTTGCTGCAAGCACCTTCTGCTTGATTCCACCCACAGGCAGCACAAGCCCGCGTAATGTAATCTCCCCAGTCATAGCCACATCATTTCTTACAAGCTTATCCGTAATAAGCGATACAAGAGAAACAAGCATGGTTACGCCTGCAGAGGGTCCGTCTTTCGGGATAGCTCCTTGCGGAACATGGACATGCAGGTCGTTTTTCTCAAAAAAATCCTCGGGAATCTGATACTCTCCTGCCTTACTCCTGATATAACTTAACGCCGCCTGGGCAGATTCTTTCATAACATCACCAAGCTGACCTGTAAGAGAGAGATTCCCCTTACCTCTCATCTTGGTTGATTCTATAAAGAGAATTTCGCCGCCGGTAGGAGTCCAGGCAAGGCCTGTTGCAACGCCTGAATACTTTGTTCTCTCAGCAATCTCTGAGAAAAACTTTATCGGTCCGAGATATCCATGAATGCTATCCAACGTGACTATCTTTTTTTCTGTATCTCCTTCTGCAA of Pseudomonadota bacterium contains these proteins:
- a CDS encoding ParB N-terminal domain-containing protein, translated to MILNGRFWYRGTWGHSILVTQKDDKYLLLCGERRYLAAQKLGMETIPVRIFNTVTQKDEILAIQLTENLQREGLFQF
- a CDS encoding acyl-CoA dehydrogenase family protein; this encodes MNFDLTEEQAMARKMAHDFAEKEMLPTLRDYERRHEVNIGLIKKMASLGLLGVHLPQKYGGMEAGYVTAAIVWEQLSRASWTQTLISLGHAVLAGTILSKVASEEQKQKYLPDLCTGNLIVAMAAVEPNVGSDASAVETKASIDGDAWIINGSKNFITGGSIADVVLVLVQTEKELGPRGLALVAVEKDVPGFTATRGDMVGGRAGEISSLSFMDCRVPKANLVGDIGRGLQNALIGIDTARLFVSAGAIGMAQSCLDACIKYAKERYQFKKPIGGFQLVQETVARMHAEIETTRWQVYYAAELKNKGVPHAKELSSAKWLASELAVRVSAEAIRLHGAYGCSDEYPVEHHYRDAIMSTILGGTSEMHKLTIGRELLGINALS
- a CDS encoding acyl-CoA carboxylase subunit beta, with protein sequence MKERIKRLRDVKAAASTGGGPEKIAKEHEKGKLSARERINLLLDPGSFNEFNMLVKHRIGAPGDGIVVGHGTIDGRRVCIFSHDATVMGGSQGYMHGRKLYKIHEMAFEMGVPLIGLNDSPGARVVRHEVAGSDDPYRVSDEKHAGVVFFMNARCSGVVPQISAILGNCTGGSVYSPALTDFIFMVDGLSHMCITGPRVIKSVMHEDVTLEELGGAKVHCQVTGVADFRVKTEQDCIDGIKKLLSYLPQNCYMRSERKDTQDDPERPTAILEKIVPGQPTQGYDMHKVIDAIVDEGDFFEIKREFAGEIIVGFARLDGCVVGIVANQPMVKAGCMSVDSSDKQARFIRFCDAFNIPIVLLVDTPGYLPGKGQEHAGIIRHGAKVLYALSEASVPKVAILLRKVYGGAALGMGILPGFGTDLVFGWPTTEVGAMGAAQAVDLFYGDEIKKAPNPEEFRNNKVKEYRDLYADPLALASEVTWVQDIIEPAETRRCLTRSLKLIENKGIARNAKRHGNIPL
- a CDS encoding ParB/RepB/Spo0J family partition protein is translated as MATKKTVENPEFLYLPMGSIIVEEQIRSAVDTTSESFKALMSSIKDKGVLEPVLVTQKDDKYLLLCGERRYLAAQKLDMETIPARIVNTVTQKDEILAIQLTENLQREDLNPIDQANGILAYFQAKHPDKGYNLDGVMSEIMNYNLKPDSVSKEVTDTVSVIAVISGKSTRTLLRTISLLKLVPKIQDVIQAGKLPVSQGYLFAANLGSPDFFTIFDEIMETPVTNVKLEKMLTAYKRRKPESTYQKPIPIKKKVTVLQNAKSYFEKKTGMYAKSDIQTFLDELRVLVSFIEKQVETAPEIVPIKPVKKPVPQV
- a CDS encoding type II toxin-antitoxin system RelE/ParE family toxin, with translation MKVYQSKSFEKKVKKMSKPEKDSLDREINKIVENPCIGEEKKGDLRGVFVHKFKLKTTQYLLAYRKIGEDLELVMIGPHENYYRDLKQYLKT
- a CDS encoding FkbM family methyltransferase encodes the protein MRRRKRIIGNLLSGPMFQPVWESLHKLSLHRMNYGRGATVEGGGEKWILRHLKEIFKDKEHLVIFDVGANSGQYTTELLKSFGNKADIFCFEPNTETFNLLVQNMAGKNNVHCFNVGLSDADHEALMYSNGATSGMASLYDRHLSHSGITMAPISTVSLTTLAGFCQHAGIDQIDFLKIDVEGHELSVLKGASGIVKPISFIQFEFGDCGIDSRTFFRDLFETLNPDYNVYRILHHGMRKIHRYSESLEIFKVTNYFAVLRTRNDS
- a CDS encoding SemiSWEET transporter; this translates as MKDLIGYIAAILTTFALLPQIMRIWKLKEARDISIFMPLMTTTGSVLWLIYGILINEVPIIAANVIYLFFSLTVLFFTIKYR
- a CDS encoding enoyl-CoA hydratase-related protein; its protein translation is MKDEHVLYSHQDTVAVITLNRPEVKNAFSPEMISLWERYLKEAKQDDSVRVIIVTGNGDTFCSGGDIKDMAEGKLLSWGMKNFLWEGVHRIVLTMEDLDKPVIAAINGAAMGAGMDMALICDLRVCSDRARLAESYITMGLIPGDGGAYFLPRLVGTSKALELLLTGEMLSASEALDLGIVNRVVPHDLLMEETMKLAEKIANKPPLAVRMMKRAVYQAQTSTLRAHLDYISSQLSLLSETEDHREAALSFLEKRKPVFKGK